A single genomic interval of Sphingobacteriales bacterium harbors:
- a CDS encoding amidohydrolase family protein, with protein MRLALQACLYFVFFNASLCLFAQAPSVPPPAPAQTQAIAIVGGTVHVGNGKIINNGTVVFENGKIIAVGERSSIDTKNAHIENASGKEVYPGIIAANSAIGLNEIGAVRATNDFAEVGDLKPNVRAAIAYNTDSRVIPTVRSNGILLAQVVPQGGLMPGQSSIMQLDAWNWEDAIYKADNAIYCNWPSVATFTGWWAEQGGIEPNKKYMEGVNAIRTLLDEARAWCSSIDNNNTNTTRAKNLKLEALCPLFSGQKQIFVNANNIKEIIDAVNMAQNYGLKIVICGGSDAWMALDFLKTNKVPVVIARTHNLPNRPDEDIDQPFKLPKMLNDAGILFCLSAGAAGDAFWDMRNIPFEAGTAVAYGLTKEEALSAITYNAAKILGIDHQTGTIEVNKDANILIVSGDLLDMRSSKVEQAYISGRKIDLDNKQKALARKFAGKYNIVISE; from the coding sequence ATGCGTTTAGCTTTACAAGCATGTTTGTATTTTGTTTTTTTTAATGCTTCGTTGTGTTTATTTGCCCAAGCGCCCAGTGTGCCGCCCCCGGCCCCAGCGCAAACACAAGCTATTGCCATTGTAGGTGGCACCGTTCATGTTGGCAACGGCAAAATTATTAACAACGGAACAGTAGTTTTCGAAAACGGTAAAATTATTGCAGTTGGCGAGCGCAGCAGTATTGACACTAAAAATGCCCATATAGAAAATGCTTCGGGCAAAGAGGTTTATCCGGGTATTATTGCCGCAAATAGCGCTATCGGTCTTAACGAAATTGGGGCTGTGCGCGCCACTAACGACTTTGCCGAAGTAGGAGACCTAAAGCCCAACGTTAGAGCAGCGATAGCCTATAATACCGACTCGCGGGTGATACCCACCGTACGCTCAAACGGCATTTTATTGGCACAGGTTGTACCGCAAGGTGGCTTAATGCCTGGGCAATCGAGCATTATGCAGTTAGATGCTTGGAACTGGGAGGATGCAATTTATAAGGCCGATAATGCCATTTATTGCAACTGGCCATCGGTGGCAACTTTTACCGGATGGTGGGCCGAACAAGGCGGTATTGAGCCAAATAAAAAATATATGGAGGGCGTTAATGCCATCCGCACACTTTTAGACGAGGCACGGGCATGGTGCAGCAGCATTGATAATAACAACACTAATACCACCCGTGCAAAAAACTTAAAACTTGAAGCACTTTGCCCCCTTTTTAGCGGTCAAAAACAAATTTTTGTTAATGCCAACAATATAAAAGAAATTATAGACGCGGTAAACATGGCCCAAAATTATGGCCTTAAAATTGTTATCTGTGGGGGTAGCGATGCTTGGATGGCGCTTGACTTTTTAAAAACCAATAAAGTGCCCGTTGTTATAGCACGCACCCATAATTTACCCAACCGCCCCGACGAAGATATTGACCAACCCTTCAAACTGCCAAAAATGTTAAATGATGCCGGAATTTTATTTTGCTTGTCTGCCGGAGCTGCCGGCGATGCCTTTTGGGATATGCGAAACATACCCTTTGAAGCCGGCACCGCTGTTGCTTACGGCCTAACCAAGGAAGAAGCCCTTTCAGCAATTACCTATAACGCCGCTAAAATTTTAGGCATTGACCATCAAACAGGCACCATTGAAGTGAACAAAGATGCCAATATATTAATCGTTTCTGGAGATTTATTAGATATGCGCAGTAGCAAAGTAGAACAAGCCTATATTTCCGGAAGAAAAATTGATTTAGACAACAAACAAAAAGCACTGGCCCGTAAATTCGCAGGCAAATACAATATTGTCATTTCCGAATAA
- a CDS encoding DUF2177 family protein: MKIKTFLICWLPTFVIVFGLNGVFHGQLAANFFDSNLNHLAPAIRKMSDVNPLWVALLDFILTFGMTYFICVRQTGKINLINAAFAGGLTNLIASGTWNFINASLFSWPTNVITGDIAWHISLGVVGGFLIGTIYNKLQKIYTR; the protein is encoded by the coding sequence ATGAAAATTAAAACATTCCTTATTTGTTGGCTGCCAACCTTCGTAATTGTATTTGGACTTAATGGTGTTTTCCATGGACAATTAGCAGCAAATTTCTTTGATTCCAATCTCAATCACCTTGCACCTGCTATTCGCAAAATGAGCGATGTAAATCCGCTGTGGGTTGCATTACTTGATTTTATTCTAACTTTTGGTATGACTTACTTTATCTGTGTGAGACAAACGGGTAAAATTAATTTAATCAATGCTGCTTTTGCGGGGGGGCTAACTAATTTGATTGCATCAGGGACTTGGAATTTTATAAATGCTTCCTTATTTAGTTGGCCGACAAATGTGATAACTGGCGACATTGCATGGCACATTTCATTAGGTGTTGTGGGTGGGTTTCTTATTGGTACAATTTACAACAAACTACAAAAGATATACACCCGTTAG
- a CDS encoding winged helix-turn-helix transcriptional regulator encodes MNIGILLRKPFQQLVDEIHETLAIEGYPEIRPAQGIVFQFIGKNGSRLTELAIKAQITKQSMSYLVEYLEKEGHIEKTDDETDKRAKIFRLTKKGWDVVAIAEKAIENFETNCKKKLGVVKYKQLINLLNELDDVGSS; translated from the coding sequence ATGAACATTGGTATATTACTTCGCAAACCGTTTCAGCAATTGGTCGATGAAATACATGAAACCCTTGCGATAGAAGGCTATCCTGAAATTCGCCCTGCGCAAGGTATTGTCTTTCAGTTTATTGGTAAAAACGGATCAAGATTAACGGAGTTAGCGATCAAGGCCCAAATAACCAAACAGTCGATGAGTTATTTGGTGGAATATCTAGAAAAGGAAGGTCATATTGAAAAAACAGATGACGAAACTGACAAAAGGGCAAAAATTTTTCGTCTAACCAAAAAGGGTTGGGACGTGGTTGCAATTGCCGAGAAAGCGATAGAAAATTTTGAGACCAATTGTAAAAAAAAACTTGGAGTTGTAAAGTATAAACAGCTGATCAACTTGTTAAATGAGTTGGATGATGTGGGGTCTTCCTAA
- a CDS encoding DUF1573 domain-containing protein: MRLKEFLFGCFCLSLSISPIHAQLNSFTGANSSNMQNGGLYRYNEQGQFEDIHAAIASLPYYIYKAGEVNLSEEIVINFPVYNKGNETLKINTVEDGCGCGEVSFTQGAIAPQSVGFISVHYEPNALNEGDFLKRLYVQTNALEPQILLYIQGRGVYRENKEVEEIPVYGPVEIELYDYLVEKHNN, encoded by the coding sequence ATGCGTTTAAAGGAATTTTTGTTTGGATGTTTTTGCTTAAGCTTAAGCATTTCGCCGATTCATGCACAGTTAAATAGTTTTACTGGTGCTAATAGTTCAAATATGCAAAATGGCGGGCTATACCGCTACAACGAACAAGGGCAGTTTGAGGATATACATGCGGCAATAGCCTCCTTGCCATATTATATTTACAAGGCAGGCGAAGTAAACCTGTCTGAAGAAATTGTAATTAATTTTCCTGTTTACAACAAAGGCAACGAAACACTAAAAATCAATACTGTTGAAGATGGATGTGGATGTGGCGAGGTGTCTTTTACGCAAGGTGCAATTGCTCCGCAAAGTGTAGGTTTTATTAGCGTTCATTACGAACCAAATGCGTTAAATGAAGGCGATTTCTTAAAGCGATTGTATGTACAAACGAATGCTCTTGAGCCTCAAATTTTATTGTATATACAAGGCAGGGGAGTGTATCGCGAAAATAAAGAGGTTGAAGAAATACCGGTGTATGGTCCGGTTGAAATAGAATTATACGATTATTTAGTCGAAAAACATAATAATTAA